A single Syngnathus acus chromosome 8, fSynAcu1.2, whole genome shotgun sequence DNA region contains:
- the dexi gene encoding dexamethasone-induced protein homolog encodes MIHTIYAQLDSVESLLDEYPYMFYLGLVFVNVLILYYAFLMEYIVLNVGIVFMPEDMDRALVDLGVLSDPASLPYDSDADLDVFEGYLE; translated from the coding sequence ATGATCCACACAATTTATGCACAGTTAGATTCAGTTGAATCGCTTTTGGACGAGTACCCCTATATGTTTTATCTGGGGTTAGTCTTTGTGAACGTCCTCATCCTCTACTACGCCTTTCTGATGGAATACATCGTCCTCAATGTGGGCATAGTATTTATGCCTGAGGATATGGACCGGGCTCTGGTGGACCTTGGGGTACTTTCTGACCCTGCATCCCTCCCCTATGACTCGGACGCAGATTTGGATGTGTTTGAGGGTTATCTAGAGTGA
- the nubp1 gene encoding cytosolic Fe-S cluster assembly factor nubp1 produces MDDVPANANEHCPGTRSEKAGKTSSCQGCPNQKLCASGATKAPDPAIKEIGSKLSTVKHKILVLSGKGGVGKSTFSAHLAHALASDDTNEVALLDVDICGPSIPRIMGLEGEQIHQSGSGWSPVYAEDNLAVVSIGFLLGGPDDAVIWRGPKKNGMIKQFLRDVDWGELDYLIIDTPPGTSDEHLSIVQYLSSTNVDGAVIITTPQEVSLQDVRKEIRFCQKVKLPIIGVVENMSGFVCPNCKNTSQIFPPTSGGAETMCADLNLPLLGKVPLDPRIAKSCDEGRSFLNVIPDSPAAEAYERIVQSIKNYCSTHGTDEQKTV; encoded by the exons ATGGACGATGTACCAGCAAACGCAAACGAAC ACTGTCCAGGAACAAGAAGTGAGAAGGCAGGGAAGACTTCATCATGTCAGGGCTGTCCCAACCAAAAATTGTGTGCTTCTGGAGCTACCAAAGCCCCAGACCCAG CCATTAAAGAAATCGGATCAAAACTGTCTACGGTCAAACACAAGATCCTTGTCCTATCCGGTAAAGGAGGTGTGGGAAAGAGTACATTCAGCGCTCACTTGGCCCATGCCTTGGCAAGTGATGACACCAACGAG GTTGCCCTATTGGATGTAGACATTTGTGGTCCATCAATTCCTCGAATCATGGGGTTGGAGGGAGAGCAA ATACATCAGAGTGGGTCAGGCTGGTCCCCAGTG TATGCAGAAGACAACCTTGCTGTCGTGTCTATTGGCTTCCTGCTTGGTGGTCCTGATGATGCTGTGATCTGGAGAGGACCCAAGAAAAACG GAATGATCAAACAGTTTCTGAGGGATGTGGATTGGGGCGAACTGGATTATCTCATTATTGACACGCCTCCAGGCACATCTGACGAGCACCTATCAATTGTGCAGTACCTAAGCTCCACCAACGTGGATGGAGCAGTCATAATCACCACACCACAG GAGGTGTCTTTGCAAGATGTTCGAAAGGAGATCCGCTTCTGCCAAAAAGTCAAACTGCCAATCATCGGCGTAGTGGAAAACATGAGTGGCTTTGTGTGTCCAAATTGTAAG AACACATCGCAGATCTTCCCTCCCACCAGCGGGGGCGCTGAGACAATGTGTGCAGACCTTAATCTGCCCCTGCTCGGAAAAGTGCCTCTCGACCCACGGATAGCAAAAAGCTGCGATGAGGGCAGGTCTTTCCTCAACGTGAtaccggactcgcctgctgcTGAAGCCTACGAGAGAATTGTGCAAA GCATCAAGAACTACTGTTCCACCCACGGCACAGATGAGCAGAAGACAGTGTGA